The Drosophila nasuta strain 15112-1781.00 chromosome 2R, ASM2355853v1, whole genome shotgun sequence genome segment CATACAACTGTCATATCGAGAAGGCGAAGAGAAGAGTGGAATATCTTTGGTTGGACACCGAAAACGATAAAAACGCATTCTTCATGATGCAACAGCATGTGAGTTCTGTaaactatttttgtttgtaaagtTTGTAAGATTCAACGTTTCAATCGATAGCTAAAATGCTGTGGGAAATCTGGGCCAGAAGACTACATTGACAAGGAGCAATTTCCTGTTTGTCACAAGAATTTCAACGCGGACGACATTAAATTTACCAAAGGATGCATTGAGGCTGCTGAAGATTTTTACAACAAGAAAGTGATGCTCACCATTGTGGCTATGGTGGCTATGATTGTAGATGAggtattgtatttgtattattagATATTCGAATCTTATTATTCATATTCTACAGACAAAAGGTCTACTGCTTTCCATTGCTCTCTATCGATGCAGGGTGAagattgctgctgttgccattcgCCATAATGTTACATATATCACTAAAAGAACTTGATTATGGATTTCCATTTTAACTAAACTCTGGACCGAAATATTTAatcacataattaaatactGAGATATTCTTCGATTTTATTTCAACGCATCCTAACTTCAATTAGACAATCCATTATTCATCTAAGCGACATCGAGAAGATATCGTACTTCTCATCTTTTATGCATTATCAAACGATTTCATTATTCTTTGAGTTTGTCTGTTGCATAACATTAAGAGAGATGATTTTTTTATGTACTTACTTGGCAACAATGTTATAAAGTCGCGCTGTAGCATGGGCTTCAGATACGCATTGATCTGTCCATGTTGATAGTGGCACATGCGCGTCAGCAGCTGCTCAACAAAGTCAACCTGCCCCGATTCGCTCCACTGTGTAAAGTACTGAAAGCAGACTTCCCGCTCCGACTGATATGTGGGCGATGAATCTTTCTTGCGCACCGGATCGTACAGCATTGTGGTTGTGAACTGTAAgaaagaatttcaattaaaacaacaatgcGAAATGTGAATTATGAAACTTTACTTttacacacataaaaaaaaaagagtactAAATTACTATGTAATATATGCTGCCCACTCTCTCCttatctttctctttctgtttctatatttattttgctgcctttgtttgtttgtgggTCTGACAATGTCAGAGGGCACCTCGTAAAAGTGCTCGAAAGTAGGTAGCTCAGGTCTTggtataaaatgaataatggCAGGTTATGTGCCAAGCGAAGATTGTGCAACTCTCAGACGAGTTGGCGACGAGACCAGAAAATAAACTTGAGCAATTAGTTGAGCTTGAAGTTTgcctctctttttttgtttttgtattatcTGCTTTTTCGTTTCTACACTTATTAGGATAAGCAGAGCTTAATGCTTAGCGGATAAGCGAACCTTCAAGCTTAATGCGTGATACAAACAGAGATCAATTCAGAAGCTCGCACAGATTATGTTAACTGAGTGAGGTTATTAGTTTATGATCTCGGTACCAAGACGAATGAAAAAGGTTTTAATACACGTGGtaaagaataatataatattccTCTAAATAAGCTTCGtcatatacaaaaatatattaaagtaatAAGTTTCGCCACTCtagtaaagtatatataatttattaaaataaaggaAATATCATCAACATGATGACTTAAAAGACAACAAagattaacataaaataaacaatcatTTGGAATATAGAATTTATCTCATCGCTTGCTAAAAACGTTTTTTAATACCCTGGATTATTTCGAAAATTTAGTTGAAAGATTTCTTTTGAACAATAAACATAAAGAGACGGCCTAATTGTGAGTCATTCTTTATAATTAAGTTAACTGCAACGccaacaatttatatatacaccCATATATACACAACGACTATCTGTATATGCGCGATTAGtaagtttttatatatacctctagttgctgtgctgtgctctcTATATGTATTAATACCTTGACTACTTTTAAACCTTGTTTATACATGCACTAGTATGTGTGTATCGGTTAGTTAATGCTATGCTACAATAGTGTGCGTGTACACGTTTTTCAGCAGcgctttatttaattgcaatatcATAGTTGTTAGCGccatttgtttgcctttgcaTTAAACATTAAAGTTGAAATCGTTTGCCAAGATTTAGTTAATGACTTTTCGAGACTATTGCTGACCTCCAACATACTAATATTGGTCACTTCATTGTGCAAATAATACGTCAGTTTTGCAATTTAACTGTGACAAGTGCCTCCTAGGTCAGTTTACTAGAAATTACTTAAGGTACTTCTACGCCAATTGACATGAATCATTAATTGTGCTCGTTATATTTAAAGACCCTTTATTTGGGATTATGCAGGTCTAAATTATAACACAAGGGaccgcaaaaaataaaaataaaccgGTTTTGTAGCCTTGTACAATTTAGTAACAAATATGCGGCCTGTATTTAAGACCTATTTACTGTCGAGACTCTGAGACTGCCAAATCTTTATGATAAgcgaagaaaaaaattatacaaaataataataatattatttcccTCGACATTATTTCACCTTGATGTCAGCTCAGCTTTTGCAACGCAACCACAACAAAGATGACTCAAATGAAACTTAATTGCTGACTGAGTGCGTACAACGttttgccaaaaaataaaaataaaacatcaaCTTTTGACCCAGAAAATCAAGTAAATAATGGAGAAGCATTTAATGGATTTGAACTGGCTATGCCCAATGGGTTGGGGTGGGGAGAGGGGAACTAACCTTCACTCTATTCACGCCTCCGCCTTCTACTTTCCCTTCTCCATCTCCCTCAGTGTCAGTCTCTCATATTTACGcacaataaaccaaattatcAATGTAAACAGCAATTTGAGCGAACAGATTGaaataaatacgaatattTATACAACACTGTAGCGAACATAAACAAAACTTGAAAGTAATGAAGGCCAATTATTAACTGTTAATCACAAATATACTCAAAATACaccattaaataaataaaagcaatttttatttgattaaggTGGCGATATGAAATGTGtgtaaagcaacaacaagaaaaagcGTCAAAGAAAAGCTAACGAATTTTTAATAGAGTGCACGAGTGCAAAATttataacatatgtacatatgtatgtttcaatctacatatgtatgtgtagatATGCATacgaaaataaaacacacataaataaatatatatatgtttgcaATTGTATGTGTGACACCTTGagcatttatgtatgtacgttGTTGCTCACTcttatacatacttatatgtaTAAGAAACTCAACTCATTAATTACAcctgaagaaaaaaataatgatgaaCTTACTGCTTGTGCATTGGAGTTAGTCTCGTCCATTATTTTGTCAGTCTCCATTTTCATCATTgtgttgtttctgttgctgctgttgttgtgttttgttgaatttatatttgctgCTTGGCtggttgcttgctgctgctatttatTGAGAGTACACTaccaccacacacacaaatatattgTTTCGCAATAGCTTAAGTTAGCAAtacgtttatttttatttatatgaacTTAGCACATGTACGTTTCCATTAATTGGTAATTAGGCATTATTAAACTATTATAACTTGCaagaaaattatatagaaATTTCGGTTTGAGGTTGTCCATCTACTACAACTCTCTTCTCAGGGTGGTGACTTTAGCGCTTTCTCGTTTTTACCCACTCACAATTTTCATTGCTTTCTCGTTCGcgctttatatttattcaccACGCCGCGCGTTACTGCCTCCAACAAATA includes the following:
- the LOC132785001 gene encoding 23 kDa integral membrane protein-like isoform X2, which encodes MKIITLEVLLWINHMQSVEFAFVGISLIMGGFYLPIDHSYMQVELVCYWTTSISRMFVVCGIVLILAGAFGAFWYRRHVEFFYLTQMLFIVLGIIFTIVLALFITYNCHIEKAKRRVEYLWLDTENDKNAFFMMQQHLKCCGKSGPEDYIDKEQFPVCHKNFNADDIKFTKGCIEAAEDFYNKKVMLTIVAMVAMIVDETKGLLLSIALYRCRVKIAAVAIRHNVTYITKRT